A single window of Flavobacterium aestivum DNA harbors:
- a CDS encoding tyrosinase family protein, giving the protein MKKTILLLSAILITGLCHSQDKSNTIYVRKNANSPEAQADLEAMNVAFKKMREMGCENGLAWYYQGAIHNIPNVINGKNALCSKYQNGTDKLWAWGDCTHTSTQNASLNFLLWHRMYTWYLEKIIRELSGKKDFALPYWNYGSTEVNDNIMAAQTRNKSGSLYEAARYSVLNAGKPIPADEVTQIQLALNELRTNPSFAGNAGFSKKLEGSPHGFMHDLIGGYYANPPETYYNQIYQKNMSGLMANVDSAGFDPIFWLHHSMVDRIWESWDVSSYGQRPTLEELKAHPWPYEFIAPNGDHVTYTMDEMYKVVFNLDYKYDDLLYESTPEAIASSDQVILTPNESSAKSKISFQDSKEKIIWEQKIGKIIDEKAFVQKVTSKLAKETNKSFKSEANSNIVLNLDVVVYKEPTDYYTVYLRYPGKEDQYVGVMTFFGVAHDHGTGENHTIGENGVKLNFSYYVSDDLLASDGNFDIIIEKKGIGDAKVTLEKISMAKVN; this is encoded by the coding sequence ATGAAAAAAACTATTCTTTTATTATCAGCCATTTTGATTACTGGTTTATGCCATAGTCAAGATAAAAGCAACACAATCTATGTTCGAAAAAACGCTAATTCACCAGAAGCTCAGGCTGATCTTGAAGCAATGAATGTTGCCTTCAAAAAAATGCGTGAAATGGGATGCGAAAATGGTCTGGCTTGGTACTACCAAGGAGCAATTCACAATATTCCAAATGTAATTAATGGAAAAAATGCTCTTTGTTCAAAATATCAAAATGGTACAGATAAATTATGGGCTTGGGGGGATTGTACACATACTTCTACTCAAAATGCGTCTTTGAATTTTCTTTTATGGCATAGAATGTATACTTGGTATTTAGAAAAAATTATTAGAGAATTATCAGGAAAAAAAGATTTTGCTCTACCATACTGGAATTATGGAAGTACTGAAGTTAATGATAATATTATGGCTGCGCAAACAAGGAATAAATCGGGTTCTTTGTATGAAGCTGCCAGATATAGTGTTCTTAACGCAGGAAAACCAATTCCAGCAGATGAGGTTACACAAATTCAGTTAGCACTTAATGAATTAAGAACGAATCCTTCATTTGCTGGAAATGCTGGATTTAGTAAAAAACTAGAAGGTTCACCTCATGGTTTTATGCACGATCTTATTGGGGGATATTATGCTAACCCTCCAGAAACGTATTATAACCAAATATACCAGAAAAATATGTCTGGATTAATGGCAAATGTAGACTCAGCAGGATTTGATCCTATTTTTTGGTTGCATCATAGTATGGTTGATCGTATTTGGGAATCTTGGGATGTTTCATCTTATGGACAGCGCCCAACTTTAGAAGAATTAAAAGCTCATCCTTGGCCTTATGAGTTTATAGCTCCTAATGGAGACCATGTTACTTATACTATGGATGAAATGTATAAAGTAGTCTTTAATTTAGATTACAAATATGACGATTTACTTTATGAATCCACGCCTGAAGCTATTGCTTCTAGTGATCAAGTGATTTTAACTCCTAATGAATCATCAGCAAAGAGTAAAATTTCTTTTCAAGATTCAAAAGAAAAAATTATATGGGAACAAAAAATTGGAAAAATAATCGATGAGAAAGCCTTTGTTCAAAAAGTAACTAGCAAATTGGCGAAAGAAACTAATAAATCTTTTAAAAGCGAAGCTAATTCCAACATCGTACTGAATTTGGATGTAGTGGTTTACAAAGAACCAACGGATTATTATACAGTTTATCTTCGTTATCCTGGGAAAGAAGACCAATATGTTGGGGTGATGACTTTCTTTGGAGTTGCTCATGATCATGGAACCGGAGAAAATCATACGATTGGAGAGAATGGGGTTAAACTTAATTTCTCATACTATGTTTCAGATGATTTATTGGCTTCGGATGGCAACTTCGATATTATTATTGAAAAGAAAGGAATTGGTGATGCTAAAGTAACACTTGAAAAAATAAGTATGGCAAAGGTGAACTAA
- a CDS encoding porin family protein: MKSFKIFFFILLISFSNSQIQAQFRSNGRGLFEGRFGITAGYTNYVLESNVLFTKSQPGYLLGVVSTVEFTDYLELQVGLNYMHHRMKFVGKSDLEAEPEDLNFRLENFDIPLILNYNFFDNDEWKIGVNAGFTISLMQSYTCADDSKEDYILEPVNLDVKYLNFDQENESLSFNTYIPLGVGAEFKNIACNLRYNMGLSDPFRQAPFYNAAFETKAKQNFYSVSFTYFFDN; this comes from the coding sequence ATGAAGTCATTCAAAATATTTTTTTTTATTCTTTTAATAAGTTTTTCAAATTCACAGATACAGGCACAATTTCGTAGTAACGGAAGGGGACTTTTTGAAGGTAGATTCGGTATTACTGCTGGGTATACCAATTATGTTTTAGAGTCGAATGTCCTTTTTACAAAATCTCAACCAGGTTATTTACTAGGGGTAGTTTCTACTGTTGAATTTACGGATTATCTAGAGTTACAAGTTGGTTTAAATTATATGCATCACAGAATGAAATTCGTAGGCAAATCTGATCTCGAGGCAGAGCCTGAGGATTTAAATTTTAGACTCGAAAACTTTGATATACCACTTATTTTAAATTATAATTTTTTTGATAATGATGAGTGGAAAATAGGAGTGAATGCTGGCTTTACGATTAGTTTAATGCAGTCATATACATGTGCGGATGATAGTAAAGAAGATTATATTCTTGAGCCAGTCAATTTGGATGTGAAATACTTGAATTTTGACCAAGAAAATGAGAGCTTATCTTTTAACACTTATATTCCTTTAGGTGTAGGTGCAGAATTTAAAAATATTGCATGTAATTTAAGATATAATATGGGACTAAGTGACCCGTTCAGACAGGCACCATTTTATAATGCTGCATTTGAAACAAAGGCAAAGCAAAATTTTTATAGT